The following coding sequences are from one Nicotiana tabacum cultivar K326 chromosome 1, ASM71507v2, whole genome shotgun sequence window:
- the LOC107759769 gene encoding uncharacterized protein LOC107759769 produces the protein MEVVVSSTKYLHTVNDEGRYYIVCLLEKKGSCGRFQIDELPCPHAWAVLKSKFLMPEGYCSDYYKPKSVVMTYEVLVYPLPDQKEWNIPAYVADEVVLPPKWKRPPGRPKKKRDKPFIELLQKKNQHSCSICGQE, from the exons ATGGAAGTT GTGGTGTCATCGACTAAATATTTGCATACGGTGAACGATGAAGGAAGGTATTACATAGTATGCCTTTTAGAGAAAAAAGGCAGTTGTGGGCGGTTCCAAATCGACGAATTACCGTGCCCACACGCTTGGGCTGTCCTGAAGAGCAAGTTTCTAATGCCAGAAGGTTATTGCTCtgattattacaaaccaaagtCTGTTGTAATGACATATGAAGTGCTTGTGTATCCTTTGCCGGACCAGAAAGAATGGAATATACCAGCATATGTAGCAGATGAAGTTGTATTACCACCCAAATGGAAAAGACCTCCTGGAAGACCAAAGAAGAAGCGTGATAAGCCCTTCATTGAATTGTtgcagaagaaaaatcaacattcGTGTAGCATATGTGGACAAGAATGA